Proteins encoded together in one Terriglobia bacterium window:
- the typA gene encoding translational GTPase TypA, which yields MKEQDAREDIRNIAIIAHVDHGKTTLVDAMLRQSGTFRDNERLVERVMDSLDLERERGITIMAKNTAIFYKGIKINIVDTPGHSDFGGEVERVLKMVDGVMLLVDASEGPLPQTRFVLSKALEEKLPVIGVINKIDRSDARPQEVVNELYDLFIDLDASEGQIEFPILYAISRDGIAKRHLTDDSEDLRPLFEQILETIPAPRPRLHNKLQVLITTLDYNDYVGRIGIGRIFSGKVAVGDNVSICKLDGSIEKTKITQLYTFEGLKHKMTQEASAGEIVALAGIEGIFIGETIADAEDPVPLPPITVDEPTLSMIFSANTAPFAGRDGTYVTSRHLRDRLEKEVLGNVAIRVEDTEVVDSLKVSGRGELQLAILIEMMRREGYEMQVSKPEVITRFADAKKLEPIELVVIDCPDTFIGVVTEALGRRKGQMMKMINHGGGRVRLEFETPSRGLIGFRSEFLTQTKGTGLLNTLFLRWGEWQGEITNRMTGALIADRGGATTSYALYNLQERGELFVKPGTPVYEGMIIGENSRDADLDVNVTKEKKLTNMRASTSDEAIRLVPFRDLSLEQALEFINEDELVEITPASIRLRKKILQYHQRPKRKTEQ from the coding sequence TTGAAAGAACAGGACGCCAGAGAAGATATACGCAACATCGCCATCATCGCCCATGTTGATCATGGCAAAACCACGCTCGTTGACGCCATGCTCAGGCAAAGCGGGACCTTCCGTGATAATGAGCGCCTCGTCGAACGCGTGATGGACAGTCTCGATCTGGAGCGTGAACGCGGCATCACCATCATGGCAAAGAACACGGCCATTTTTTACAAGGGCATCAAAATCAACATTGTCGACACACCGGGTCATTCGGATTTCGGCGGCGAGGTGGAGCGTGTGCTGAAAATGGTGGACGGGGTCATGCTCCTGGTGGATGCCTCGGAAGGGCCTCTCCCTCAGACTCGCTTTGTGCTTAGCAAGGCCCTGGAGGAAAAGCTGCCCGTGATCGGGGTCATCAATAAGATTGATCGCTCCGACGCCAGGCCCCAGGAGGTGGTCAATGAACTCTATGATCTTTTCATTGATCTCGATGCAAGCGAAGGGCAGATCGAATTCCCAATTCTCTATGCCATCAGCCGCGATGGGATCGCCAAGCGCCATTTGACGGACGATTCCGAGGATCTGCGCCCCCTGTTTGAACAAATCCTTGAGACGATCCCGGCGCCGCGGCCAAGGCTGCACAACAAGCTCCAGGTTCTGATCACCACGCTGGACTACAACGACTACGTCGGGCGCATTGGAATTGGCCGGATCTTTTCCGGAAAAGTAGCGGTCGGCGACAACGTTTCTATCTGCAAGCTGGATGGATCCATTGAAAAAACAAAAATCACCCAGCTTTATACATTTGAAGGACTCAAACACAAGATGACTCAGGAGGCAAGCGCCGGGGAGATTGTGGCGCTTGCGGGCATTGAGGGCATCTTTATCGGCGAGACCATCGCCGATGCCGAAGATCCCGTTCCCTTGCCGCCGATCACGGTTGACGAACCCACCCTCTCCATGATCTTTTCGGCCAACACGGCCCCCTTCGCCGGCCGTGACGGCACTTACGTGACCTCGCGACATTTGCGGGACCGGCTCGAAAAGGAGGTTCTGGGGAATGTGGCAATTCGGGTGGAAGATACCGAGGTAGTTGACAGCTTGAAAGTTTCAGGCCGGGGGGAACTCCAACTCGCCATCCTGATTGAAATGATGCGCCGTGAAGGTTATGAGATGCAGGTCTCAAAGCCCGAAGTGATTACCAGGTTCGCCGACGCAAAAAAATTGGAGCCGATCGAGCTCGTGGTGATTGACTGTCCGGATACTTTTATCGGGGTCGTGACCGAGGCCCTTGGACGACGAAAAGGACAGATGATGAAGATGATCAATCATGGCGGGGGACGGGTTCGTCTGGAGTTTGAAACGCCATCGCGCGGGCTGATCGGATTTCGTTCCGAGTTTCTCACCCAAACCAAGGGGACCGGTCTTCTCAACACCCTGTTTCTACGCTGGGGAGAGTGGCAGGGTGAAATTACCAACCGGATGACAGGGGCACTGATAGCCGACCGCGGGGGTGCTACCACCAGCTACGCCCTTTATAACCTGCAGGAGCGCGGAGAACTGTTCGTCAAGCCCGGGACCCCGGTCTATGAAGGAATGATCATCGGCGAAAACTCGCGGGATGCGGATCTCGATGTGAATGTCACGAAAGAAAAGAAGCTCACTAACATGCGCGCGTCGACCTCAGACGAAGCGATCCGCCTGGTCCCGTTCCGCGACCTGTCATTGGAGCAGGCGCTTGAGTTCATTAATGAAGACGAACTGGTTGAAATCACCCCCGCTTCAATCCGCCTCCGCAAGAAAATCCTCCAGTACCACCAGCGCCCCAAGCGCAAAACGGAGCAGTAA
- a CDS encoding ABC transporter permease: MGTFSTDIRYGMRMLMKAPGVTLIAVLTLALGIGVNTAVFTVVNAFILRPLPVRDSERLAVVTTQRSLAGGLHPVSHLDLQDYRSATRDIFEDIAGYTVGFVGLSPKGGRSERVLTTWVTGNYFPLLDLRPTLGRLIGPDEGDPGRMDPVVILGYSTWRQRFGGDPSVIGETAKVNGRPVTIVGVAPPEFDGTFAFSRSELFLPVNWAGTGDLNRREARSLHTIARLRPHITLAQAQAALDVVAARVERQFPDTNKGVTLKVVPERLARPEEDNARTNALGAAIMTVLVGLVLIVAAVNVTNLVLARSIGRQREIAIRAALGAGRGRLLRQLLTESLMLAALGGSAGILLGAWSGILLGRTKLPGDLPVRFDFHVDGRVVLYSTAMVILAGMIVGVVPALRASSSGLGQMLRDGQDRAPTGGGRPHLYGGLVAAQIALCFVLLVAGGLFIRSLTRAEHMDPGFQSDGVLNLHMDVSQLGYTEAQGRAFFHDIEERLHAVPGIEDFSFAFTIPMGYVSTTHAVDIEGQSSRTGERPLAGMNAVGSHYFSTMGIPISRGRSFTEEDAERTPRVAIVNERLAEELWPGREPLGKRFRDAGSSGPWFAVVGVVRTGKYHSLFEDPQPYFYVPLAQAYTGLRVLQVRTSLSPRVLAPSLERVIHAHEPALVLYDVQSMKQALDGGYGLFLVRKAAKFAGIFGMLGLVLAVVGLYGLSSYALGQRTHEIGVRMALGATPNRVLGLMLRQGMRSVAAGIGMGLLSAIATTRLMSRLLYGVTATDPWTFVGVAFFLSIVALGASYLPSRQAMRIDPATALRHE; this comes from the coding sequence ATGGGAACATTCTCGACAGACATTCGCTACGGAATGCGAATGTTGATGAAGGCCCCGGGTGTAACGCTCATTGCAGTTCTGACGCTTGCGCTCGGCATTGGCGTCAATACCGCGGTCTTCACCGTTGTCAATGCCTTTATTCTCCGGCCGCTGCCGGTTCGGGACAGTGAACGTCTGGCCGTTGTTACTACTCAGCGTTCTTTGGCCGGCGGCCTGCACCCCGTTTCACATCTCGATCTCCAGGACTACCGCAGCGCGACTAGAGACATTTTCGAGGACATTGCCGGCTACACCGTCGGATTTGTGGGGCTGTCCCCCAAGGGGGGACGCTCGGAACGGGTGTTGACCACGTGGGTGACAGGAAACTATTTCCCCCTGCTCGATCTTCGACCAACCCTCGGACGCCTGATCGGCCCCGACGAGGGTGATCCCGGCCGCATGGATCCAGTGGTCATCCTTGGGTACTCGACGTGGCGCCAAAGATTCGGCGGCGATCCCTCCGTCATCGGGGAAACCGCAAAGGTGAATGGTCGACCGGTCACGATCGTCGGCGTGGCTCCTCCCGAATTCGACGGCACCTTCGCGTTTTCCAGGTCGGAGCTCTTCCTCCCAGTGAATTGGGCTGGCACAGGCGATTTGAACCGGAGGGAAGCGCGGTCACTCCATACGATAGCGCGGCTGCGGCCGCACATCACATTGGCGCAGGCGCAAGCGGCGCTGGATGTCGTGGCCGCGCGGGTCGAACGGCAGTTCCCAGACACCAACAAAGGTGTCACTTTAAAGGTGGTGCCCGAGCGGCTGGCGCGACCCGAGGAGGACAATGCTCGAACCAACGCGCTCGGCGCCGCAATCATGACGGTTCTCGTCGGCCTCGTTCTGATCGTGGCCGCAGTAAACGTCACGAATCTTGTCCTCGCACGAAGCATCGGCCGCCAGCGAGAGATTGCGATTCGGGCAGCCTTGGGCGCCGGGCGCGGCCGGCTCCTTAGGCAGCTTTTGACGGAGAGCCTGATGCTCGCTGCACTCGGGGGAAGCGCAGGGATATTGCTTGGCGCTTGGTCGGGGATTCTCCTCGGCAGGACCAAATTGCCTGGGGACCTCCCGGTCCGGTTCGACTTTCATGTGGACGGGCGGGTCGTGTTGTACTCCACGGCAATGGTCATACTTGCCGGAATGATCGTCGGGGTGGTGCCGGCGCTGCGGGCGTCGTCCTCCGGTTTGGGCCAAATGTTGCGCGATGGCCAGGACCGTGCGCCCACGGGCGGCGGCCGGCCCCACTTGTATGGCGGACTGGTCGCCGCTCAGATCGCCCTGTGTTTCGTACTCCTGGTTGCAGGGGGACTGTTCATTCGCAGCCTGACGCGGGCAGAGCACATGGATCCCGGATTCCAATCTGACGGCGTGCTCAACCTTCACATGGACGTCTCTCAGCTTGGGTACACTGAAGCGCAAGGACGGGCCTTCTTCCATGACATCGAGGAGCGCTTGCATGCCGTTCCCGGCATCGAGGATTTTAGTTTCGCCTTTACGATTCCAATGGGTTATGTCAGCACGACCCATGCAGTCGACATTGAGGGTCAGTCATCCCGCACCGGCGAGCGGCCGTTAGCCGGCATGAATGCCGTTGGTTCTCATTATTTCTCAACGATGGGCATCCCGATCAGCCGCGGGCGAAGCTTTACAGAGGAAGATGCTGAGCGAACACCCCGCGTGGCAATTGTGAACGAACGGCTCGCGGAGGAGTTGTGGCCCGGTCGAGAGCCCCTGGGTAAACGCTTCCGCGATGCCGGTTCAAGTGGGCCGTGGTTCGCCGTCGTCGGAGTTGTAAGGACCGGTAAGTATCACTCTCTCTTCGAGGATCCCCAACCCTACTTTTATGTGCCCCTCGCGCAGGCTTACACCGGCCTCCGAGTGTTGCAGGTGCGCACATCCCTGTCACCACGGGTGCTCGCGCCATCGCTCGAACGGGTCATTCACGCGCATGAGCCCGCCCTTGTGCTCTATGACGTGCAAAGCATGAAGCAGGCGCTCGACGGCGGGTATGGCCTTTTTCTTGTGCGCAAGGCCGCCAAGTTCGCGGGCATCTTCGGTATGCTCGGCCTCGTGCTCGCCGTTGTCGGCCTCTACGGCCTGTCATCGTACGCCCTGGGCCAGCGCACGCATGAGATCGGCGTGCGTATGGCGCTTGGCGCCACCCCCAATCGTGTGCTTGGGCTCATGCTAAGGCAGGGGATGAGATCGGTCGCAGCAGGAATCGGCATGGGACTTCTCAGCGCCATTGCGACGACACGGCTGATGTCAAGGCTGCTTTACGGCGTCACGGCGACCGATCCGTGGACCTTTGTCGGCGTTGCGTTTTTCTTGTCGATTGTGGCACTCGGGGCATCTTACCTGCCCTCGCGTCAAGCCATGCGGATTGACCCGGCGACCGCATTGCGCCACGAGTGA